A single uncultured Methanolobus sp. DNA region contains:
- the flaJ gene encoding archaellar assembly protein FlaJ, with the protein MSYEKAFKNLGMEPKVYFKKFALPIIAFGFLFSILLLALLPTMFVGSAKFIPYLIPVICIIFAMSYPLSILAGKASRIDNNMHYYITQMGSIATAETPRIDIIRIVSENEDYQELADETKKIFNLVMVWHLSLADACRFVSKRTPSIIFEDFLDRFAHALQSGEDVKTFLFAEQNVVMNEYEAMYNGALYVVEIIKELFVSLVMSLIFMASFAVIMPVITGMNAELLMGVVVIIFLVTDVVMVMFTKSKIPKDPAWSQSSNMTENKLKLYRSVPVSLAGCIVVLIAVVLYGKIETSIAVAMVITPLVYTGHVSRKIEKAIRRKDENFPAFIRSLGSSAGARGGVIDDALKALRAHDFGPLTKDVNNLYKMLVTRINKFSSWEYFASNTGSNLIQRFSGMFVQATNLGGQPEVIGDIIATNFHKIVTLRKKRSQSAGSLVGVLYGLTGGIGFTMYISLGVVGLMQDMFSSVEMPAGMSMGMVLYTNVGNIDTLSNMVMAIMVGHSLMSAILIRIVDGGHMLSATIDFVIMVWISGASAVVTMAAVSSLLGIA; encoded by the coding sequence GTGAGCTATGAGAAAGCATTCAAGAACCTTGGCATGGAACCCAAGGTATATTTCAAGAAGTTTGCTTTACCTATCATAGCATTCGGATTTTTATTTTCCATTCTTCTTCTTGCTTTGCTGCCGACAATGTTTGTTGGCAGTGCCAAGTTCATACCTTACCTGATACCTGTTATATGCATTATATTCGCAATGTCCTATCCTCTTTCGATCCTGGCAGGCAAAGCTTCCCGCATAGATAACAATATGCACTATTACATCACCCAGATGGGTTCCATTGCAACTGCGGAAACTCCAAGAATAGATATCATACGTATCGTCTCGGAAAATGAGGATTATCAGGAACTTGCAGACGAAACAAAGAAGATATTCAATCTGGTCATGGTGTGGCATCTGAGTCTTGCAGACGCATGCCGCTTTGTCTCAAAAAGGACTCCTTCTATAATATTTGAGGATTTTCTGGACAGGTTCGCACACGCTCTTCAGTCAGGAGAAGACGTTAAGACTTTCCTGTTTGCAGAGCAGAATGTTGTAATGAACGAGTATGAGGCAATGTACAATGGTGCTCTCTATGTTGTGGAGATAATTAAGGAACTTTTCGTGTCCCTTGTCATGTCTTTGATCTTCATGGCTTCATTTGCTGTCATCATGCCAGTGATAACCGGTATGAATGCCGAACTTCTAATGGGTGTTGTGGTGATCATTTTCCTTGTAACTGATGTTGTAATGGTGATGTTCACAAAGAGCAAGATCCCAAAAGACCCTGCGTGGAGCCAGTCATCCAATATGACCGAGAACAAACTGAAGTTATATCGTTCAGTTCCTGTTTCTCTCGCAGGTTGTATTGTTGTTCTGATAGCTGTGGTTCTCTACGGGAAGATCGAGACAAGTATTGCAGTTGCAATGGTGATTACTCCTCTGGTTTATACAGGACATGTTTCAAGGAAGATAGAAAAAGCTATCAGGAGAAAAGATGAGAATTTCCCCGCATTTATTCGTTCTCTGGGAAGCTCGGCAGGAGCCAGGGGTGGTGTTATCGATGATGCCCTCAAAGCTTTGAGAGCACACGACTTCGGACCTCTGACAAAAGATGTAAATAATCTCTACAAGATGCTTGTGACAAGGATAAACAAGTTCAGTTCATGGGAATACTTCGCCTCAAATACCGGTAGCAATCTTATACAGCGTTTTTCCGGTATGTTTGTCCAGGCTACAAACCTTGGTGGTCAGCCAGAGGTTATAGGGGACATTATCGCCACTAATTTCCATAAGATAGTAACTCTCAGAAAGAAAAGGTCACAGTCTGCAGGAAGTCTTGTGGGTGTTCTTTACGGTCTGACCGGTGGTATTGGTTTTACAATGTACATTTCCCTTGGTGTGGTCGGACTGATGCAGGATATGTTCTCATCTGTGGAAATGCCGGCAGGTATGTCCATGGGAATGGTTCTCTATACCAATGTAGGAAACATAGACACGCTCTCAAACATGGTTATGGCCATCATGGTGGGTCACTCTCTGATGTCCGCTATCCTGATTAGAATTGTGGATGGTGGTCATATGCTCAGTGCTACGATTGATTTTGTTATCATGGTATGGATATCCGGTGCAAGTGCTGTGGTTACCATGGCAGCAGTGTCATCACTACTGGGTATTGCGTGA
- a CDS encoding phosphopantetheine-binding protein codes for MNTKNWIIQWFEDNTDMEYAEIESQTDVNFLDKAWIDSFKFISFIDDIENEFNIRFSNDQFQDRRFSTVEGLIEIIEDKING; via the coding sequence GTGAATACAAAAAACTGGATAATCCAATGGTTTGAAGACAACACCGATATGGAATATGCTGAAATTGAAAGTCAAACAGATGTCAATTTTCTTGATAAAGCTTGGATTGATTCCTTTAAATTCATTTCCTTTATAGATGATATTGAAAATGAATTTAATATCCGATTTTCAAATGACCAGTTTCAAGATAGAAGATTTTCAACTGTAGAAGGACTTATCGAAATAATAGAGGATAAAATCAATGGATAA
- a CDS encoding glycosyltransferase, translating into MKIKPNDITEQKVITMLFDIIDSIFIWNILIIFEIILFTSYTLVTYIYSKREMKLPEIENLPTVTLIIPMYNEEKVIKEKIENTYRIDYPVDKLKVIIVDDYSTDNSEKIASECINKNGFKVSVVKNEGGKGKARGLNWIFSKITSEITVITDADAILKEDSLLKVVKNYSNQNTGGVTGKIVIISDKTRISKSQEDSYRHYFDLWRQGESNIASVSVCNGPLMSFRTKLLQQIKIDPNAYADDSDMLYKIIGLGYNVVYEKNAVVYERVPLTLKGRTIQKMKRINGLRKVYLNNLKLLGKGKFGTIVYPYALLTHLISPFVVLLITIMYPLVIIKQPLYLGLLIILFVPKIGNLALSFVTTQLIMNFSFIIPTSGSWEAVEDARYELNTVDEK; encoded by the coding sequence ATGAAGATAAAGCCGAATGACATAACCGAACAAAAGGTCATAACAATGTTGTTTGATATAATAGATTCAATATTTATCTGGAATATTCTTATTATATTTGAGATAATTCTTTTCACATCGTACACTTTGGTAACGTACATTTATTCAAAAAGAGAAATGAAGTTACCAGAAATAGAGAATTTACCTACGGTCACATTGATCATACCAATGTACAATGAAGAAAAAGTGATCAAAGAAAAAATAGAAAATACTTATAGAATAGATTATCCTGTAGACAAACTCAAAGTTATAATCGTTGATGACTATTCTACTGATAACTCCGAAAAGATAGCATCAGAATGTATAAACAAAAACGGATTTAAAGTATCTGTAGTCAAAAACGAAGGTGGCAAAGGTAAAGCAAGAGGGCTTAACTGGATATTCTCAAAGATCACCAGTGAAATAACAGTAATAACAGATGCGGATGCAATATTAAAAGAAGACTCTCTATTAAAGGTTGTTAAAAATTATTCAAATCAGAATACAGGTGGAGTCACAGGGAAAATAGTTATCATATCAGATAAAACAAGAATTTCAAAATCACAGGAAGACTCTTACAGGCATTATTTTGACCTTTGGAGACAGGGAGAAAGCAACATCGCTTCTGTTTCTGTTTGCAATGGTCCATTGATGAGCTTTAGAACGAAGCTCCTGCAACAGATAAAAATCGATCCAAATGCCTATGCAGATGATTCTGATATGCTTTACAAAATAATTGGTTTGGGTTATAATGTCGTATACGAAAAAAATGCTGTAGTATACGAACGTGTTCCTCTAACCTTGAAAGGACGAACTATCCAAAAAATGAAAAGAATAAACGGTTTGAGGAAAGTCTATCTCAATAATTTAAAACTTCTGGGAAAAGGAAAATTTGGAACTATTGTTTATCCCTATGCACTCCTGACACACTTAATCTCGCCCTTTGTGGTCTTGTTGATAACAATAATGTATCCTTTGGTAATCATCAAGCAACCACTGTACCTTGGGCTTTTAATAATACTTTTTGTCCCTAAAATTGGAAATCTGGCACTTTCTTTTGTAACAACCCAATTAATAATGAATTTCTCATTTATAATACCAACTTCTGGGTCGTGGGAAGCTGTAGAAGATGCTCGATATGAATTAAATACAGTAGACGAAAAATAG
- a CDS encoding isocitrate/isopropylmalate family dehydrogenase, with translation MKLAVIEGDGVGKEVIPAAIEVLDAFGLDVEKIPLELGYGRWERTGSAITDEDINTLKDCDCVLFGAVTTPPDPNYKSVLLTIRKELDMYANVRPIRPLPSVKGIHDRTDFNFIIVRENTEGLYSGIEEIGDDVSTTKRVITRKGSKRIADYASKLAGSRTNKLTIVHKSNVMKSDKLFLDVCRQSALDAGVVHKDELVDSFAYNLIKNPWNYDVIVTTNLFGDILSDMSGALVGGLGLLPSANIGEKYAFFEPVHGSAPDIAGRNIANPLATVLSLKMLLEWHGNMAEAALLEEAIDTSLNLGICTPDLGGKSSTSEVGKYLANYIKTRVK, from the coding sequence ATGAAACTTGCAGTTATAGAAGGTGACGGAGTTGGGAAAGAAGTAATTCCGGCAGCCATTGAAGTTCTTGATGCGTTTGGGCTTGATGTGGAGAAAATTCCTCTGGAACTTGGATATGGCAGATGGGAACGTACAGGTTCTGCTATTACTGATGAGGATATCAACACGCTGAAAGATTGTGATTGTGTTCTTTTCGGTGCGGTGACAACACCACCTGATCCGAATTACAAAAGTGTTCTTCTGACTATCCGCAAGGAACTTGACATGTATGCAAATGTCAGGCCGATACGGCCTCTTCCTTCGGTGAAGGGAATCCATGACAGGACAGATTTCAATTTTATCATTGTAAGGGAAAATACCGAAGGACTCTATTCCGGAATCGAAGAGATCGGTGATGATGTTTCCACCACAAAAAGAGTGATCACAAGGAAAGGCTCAAAGAGAATTGCAGATTATGCCAGCAAACTTGCAGGTAGCAGGACTAATAAACTGACAATTGTCCACAAGTCCAATGTGATGAAATCCGACAAATTATTCCTTGATGTTTGCCGCCAGTCTGCATTGGACGCAGGAGTCGTACATAAGGATGAACTGGTGGACTCTTTCGCCTACAACCTGATAAAAAATCCGTGGAACTATGATGTAATAGTCACTACTAATCTTTTCGGAGATATACTCAGTGACATGTCTGGGGCTCTTGTAGGTGGACTTGGTCTGCTTCCAAGTGCTAATATCGGTGAGAAATATGCGTTCTTTGAACCGGTTCATGGAAGCGCACCGGATATTGCAGGCAGGAACATTGCGAACCCTCTTGCAACGGTACTCAGTCTTAAAATGCTTCTTGAATGGCACGGAAATATGGCTGAAGCAGCACTCCTGGAAGAAGCGATTGACACATCTCTTAATCTTGGAATCTGCACTCCTGACCTTGGAGGAAAGAGCAGCACATCAGAAGTGGGCAAGTACTTAGCCAATTACATCAAAACAAGGGTAAAATAA
- a CDS encoding DUF4910 domain-containing protein gives MLKETTLDESIGRDMHNLMTELYPICRSITGNGVRETISILKKYIPLQIHEVPTGTKVFDWQIPKEWNIKDAYVKDSKGVRIIDFQKSTLHVLNYSIPVNKKMNFDELKEHLFTLPDNPEWIPYLTSYYKDNWGFCISQNHFDTLDDTETYEVVIDSSLTNGNLTYAELFLQGEVEEEVMLTTYFCHPSLCNDNLSGVVILTYIAKYLMGHKLKYSYRFLFIPETIGSITWLSRNEDKTTNIKYGLVVTCAGDPGKSTYKKSRMGNSLIDSIVPKILEDSKEPYEILDFFPMGSDERQFCSPGFNLPFGSLMRTPYGRFQEYHTSADNLEFVTANSLKNTIQKYIDTVYLIENNKTYNNLNPKCEPQLGKRGLYRIIGSQKTTNVSDIAMFWILNLSDGTNSLLDIAVRSKITFRQIKETSDVLYENGLLE, from the coding sequence ATGCTTAAAGAAACGACTCTAGACGAGAGCATTGGGCGAGACATGCATAATTTAATGACAGAGCTTTACCCAATTTGTAGAAGTATTACAGGCAACGGAGTAAGAGAAACCATTTCTATTCTTAAAAAATACATCCCTTTGCAGATTCATGAAGTACCAACAGGAACAAAAGTTTTTGACTGGCAAATACCAAAAGAATGGAATATAAAGGATGCATATGTTAAAGACTCTAAAGGAGTGCGCATAATTGATTTTCAAAAATCAACTCTTCATGTATTAAATTACAGCATTCCTGTTAATAAAAAAATGAATTTTGATGAACTGAAAGAACATCTTTTCACATTACCAGATAATCCAGAGTGGATACCCTATTTAACTTCTTATTACAAAGATAATTGGGGGTTTTGCATATCTCAAAATCATTTTGACACATTGGACGACACCGAAACATATGAAGTTGTGATTGACTCAAGCTTAACAAATGGTAACCTTACTTATGCCGAGCTATTTCTTCAGGGAGAAGTTGAGGAGGAGGTTATGCTTACAACTTATTTTTGCCATCCATCATTGTGTAATGACAATTTAAGTGGAGTCGTCATATTAACATATATTGCTAAATATTTAATGGGACATAAATTAAAGTATTCGTACAGATTTTTATTTATACCTGAAACAATAGGCTCAATAACTTGGCTTTCCAGAAATGAAGATAAAACTACAAATATAAAATATGGATTGGTGGTTACTTGTGCAGGTGATCCTGGAAAGTCCACATATAAGAAAAGTAGGATGGGAAACTCGTTAATAGATTCTATTGTACCTAAAATTCTCGAAGATTCTAAAGAACCATACGAAATTCTTGATTTTTTCCCAATGGGAAGCGATGAAAGACAATTCTGCAGTCCTGGATTTAACTTACCTTTTGGCTCCTTGATGCGAACGCCGTATGGACGATTTCAAGAGTACCATACATCTGCAGATAATTTAGAATTTGTGACCGCCAATAGTTTGAAAAACACTATTCAAAAGTATATTGACACCGTTTATTTGATTGAAAACAATAAAACCTACAATAATCTTAATCCTAAATGTGAACCTCAGCTTGGAAAAAGAGGACTGTACAGAATAATAGGAAGTCAGAAAACTACTAATGTTAGTGATATAGCAATGTTTTGGATACTAAATTTATCCGATGGCACTAACTCTCTTTTAGATATTGCGGTTCGTTCAAAAATAACATTCCGACAGATTAAAGAAACATCTGATGTGCTGTATGAGAATGGCCTATTAGAATGA
- a CDS encoding 3-isopropylmalate dehydratase — MLDNIIKGKAWIYGSDIDTDVIIPGKYLRTKDMQVFADHAMEGIDPGFSKKVQKGDVIVAADNFGCGSSREQAALALKYAGVGCVVARSFGRIFFRNAINVGLPLMEANVECSEGDEVEIDLLQGTVKVNGKVFQGNKLPDFLLEMLTDGGLVAHRKAQKNKQ, encoded by the coding sequence ATATTGGACAATATAATCAAGGGAAAAGCATGGATATACGGTAGCGATATCGATACCGATGTAATAATTCCCGGAAAATACCTGCGCACAAAGGACATGCAGGTCTTTGCAGATCATGCCATGGAAGGAATTGACCCCGGTTTTTCAAAGAAAGTGCAGAAAGGCGACGTTATTGTTGCTGCTGACAACTTTGGATGCGGGTCATCCAGAGAACAGGCTGCACTGGCACTCAAATACGCAGGAGTAGGCTGCGTAGTTGCAAGATCTTTCGGAAGGATATTTTTCAGAAATGCTATCAATGTAGGACTTCCTTTAATGGAAGCTAATGTTGAATGCAGCGAAGGCGATGAAGTTGAAATAGACTTGCTTCAGGGAACAGTAAAGGTCAATGGAAAAGTATTCCAGGGTAACAAACTTCCTGATTTCCTGCTTGAGATGCTCACTGACGGCGGTCTTGTAGCCCACAGAAAAGCACAGAAGAACAAACAGTGA
- a CDS encoding oligosaccharyl transferase, archaeosortase A system-associated — MTIKNKPPQLSSSNLIYFIGIAISFLIAIYIRTIPKAGVFISESFTRFGGNDPWYHLRNVESIVHNYPNMLWFDAYTQYPNGSNQVFAPLFDYFLSTVIWIIGLGNPDQSLINTICAYNPVILGALVIIPTYYVTKHLFDKRAALLAAFLIAIAPGQFLSRSIIGFNDHHIAETLLTTIIAMFMILTLKAAKNHEITFENIKNKELNAHKMLFMYMILTGVALGAYSLAWIGAIFFSFVIGVYITIQYIQNHMHGKSNDYVAITGVVVFTVALIMVLVTPYVGNTKSLTLKGLAAGIVAFPILNLLSTVMNKKGIKKTYYPLAIVLMSLVGIGIAKLLSESAYELITSVFSFFMRTGGGLTIAEASPLLSSGGVFTLQPLWYNFGTLGYISFFALAILIYKAFTKKNTPENTFLIVWTLMIIWAMLQQNRFAYYYSVNAAILSAWIGISILDLAGWQNLTNSIKSKTFTASNIKAMHILSAIFIVLIMVYPGYSIAMQQNQGTGGPNGYWIEATQWLRYNTPDPGLDYYESYERPDTGVSYDYPDTAYGVMSWWDYGHWIEVIGHRIPNANPFQQGIGGRTNSIEEENRPGASTFFTASSEEKATEVLEAVNPDPDKAGARYIVSDVEMATGKFYAMTAWTLDTADYYVQVQTESGYMSVPGQRYYNSMESRLHIFDGNGLKQYRLVHESPIASTQETGYKNVYNVLFGGNLAEENSGYVKIFEYVKGATVTGTASAGETVTISNTILTSQMRTFTYTQTATAGSDGTYSFTVPYSTTGPIEGETQFDTMPTGSYVISYGNTTQQVSVSETDVLNGNTITV; from the coding sequence ATGACCATTAAAAACAAACCACCACAACTATCTTCAAGCAACTTAATATATTTCATAGGAATTGCAATATCATTCCTGATTGCGATATATATCAGAACGATTCCTAAAGCAGGCGTATTTATTTCAGAGTCATTTACACGTTTTGGAGGAAATGATCCCTGGTATCATTTAAGAAATGTTGAATCGATAGTTCACAACTATCCAAATATGCTGTGGTTTGATGCTTATACACAATATCCAAATGGTAGCAATCAGGTGTTTGCTCCTCTTTTTGATTATTTCCTTTCAACTGTAATATGGATTATTGGATTAGGTAATCCTGATCAGAGTTTAATAAACACGATATGTGCATATAACCCTGTAATTTTAGGTGCTCTGGTCATCATACCAACTTATTATGTCACAAAACACCTGTTTGATAAAAGAGCAGCTCTTTTAGCAGCATTTTTAATAGCAATAGCTCCCGGGCAATTTTTATCACGTTCAATAATCGGTTTCAACGACCACCATATTGCTGAGACACTGCTCACAACAATCATTGCAATGTTTATGATTCTCACACTGAAAGCTGCAAAGAATCATGAAATTACCTTTGAGAACATAAAAAACAAGGAGCTCAATGCACATAAGATGCTGTTCATGTATATGATATTGACAGGAGTTGCACTTGGAGCATATTCGTTAGCATGGATTGGGGCAATATTCTTCAGTTTTGTCATTGGAGTATACATTACAATACAATACATTCAGAATCATATGCATGGAAAATCAAATGACTATGTGGCGATAACAGGTGTAGTTGTTTTTACTGTTGCGCTTATAATGGTTTTAGTAACCCCGTATGTAGGAAACACAAAGTCACTAACTCTAAAAGGTTTAGCAGCCGGAATAGTTGCGTTTCCAATTTTAAATTTACTCTCTACTGTAATGAATAAAAAAGGTATCAAAAAAACATATTATCCATTGGCAATTGTTCTTATGTCCCTGGTTGGCATAGGAATAGCAAAACTACTATCTGAATCTGCTTATGAACTTATCACAAGCGTATTTAGTTTCTTTATGCGTACAGGTGGCGGACTTACTATTGCAGAAGCTTCCCCTCTCCTGTCTTCTGGTGGAGTATTTACACTCCAGCCACTCTGGTACAACTTTGGAACACTGGGTTACATATCATTCTTTGCACTTGCAATACTAATATACAAAGCATTCACAAAAAAGAACACACCGGAGAATACATTCCTGATAGTCTGGACACTTATGATAATCTGGGCTATGCTGCAACAGAACCGTTTTGCATACTACTATTCAGTAAATGCAGCAATACTCAGTGCATGGATTGGAATTAGTATTCTGGACCTTGCCGGATGGCAGAATCTCACAAACAGTATCAAATCAAAAACATTTACTGCTAGCAATATTAAAGCCATGCACATACTTTCAGCCATATTCATAGTACTAATTATGGTATACCCAGGTTACAGCATTGCAATGCAACAAAATCAGGGAACTGGTGGACCAAATGGTTACTGGATAGAAGCAACTCAATGGCTAAGATATAACACTCCGGACCCTGGATTAGATTACTATGAGAGCTATGAAAGACCCGATACTGGAGTAAGCTATGATTACCCGGATACTGCATACGGAGTCATGTCATGGTGGGATTATGGTCACTGGATAGAAGTGATCGGGCACCGTATTCCAAATGCCAATCCATTCCAACAGGGAATTGGCGGGCGTACTAATAGCATAGAAGAAGAAAACCGCCCAGGTGCATCCACATTCTTCACAGCGTCATCTGAAGAAAAAGCCACAGAAGTTCTGGAAGCTGTTAATCCTGATCCTGACAAAGCAGGAGCTCGTTACATCGTTTCAGATGTTGAAATGGCAACTGGAAAATTCTATGCAATGACAGCATGGACACTGGACACTGCTGATTATTATGTGCAGGTTCAAACTGAATCAGGATACATGTCAGTTCCAGGACAAAGGTACTATAATTCAATGGAATCAAGACTTCACATATTTGATGGAAATGGCCTTAAACAATATCGCCTGGTCCATGAATCACCAATAGCAAGCACTCAGGAGACTGGATATAAGAACGTCTACAATGTACTCTTTGGTGGAAATCTGGCAGAGGAGAACTCGGGTTATGTCAAGATATTCGAGTACGTAAAAGGTGCCACTGTCACCGGTACAGCGTCTGCAGGTGAAACTGTAACCATCAGCAATACCATACTGACAAGCCAGATGAGGACATTCACGTACACACAAACTGCAACTGCAGGATCTGACGGAACTTACTCGTTCACAGTCCCGTATTCAACAACCGGGCCTATTGAAGGAGAGACACAGTTCGATACCATGCCAACCGGATCTTATGTGATAAGTTATGGAAACACCACGCAACAGGTCAGCGTCAGTGAAACAGACGTTTTGAATGGGAACACAATAACTGTTTGA
- a CDS encoding AAC(3) family N-acetyltransferase has protein sequence MDNFDFSKSDIVNALKNVGLKPGDNIFVHSNIGFFGKLEGGNNKDDYYRIFKDAIFEVIGSEGTLVVPTFTYSYCWNQVYDKHSSKSTCGFFSEMVRNDSSSVRSEDGNFSIAAIGKNALYFVSDSPSDSFGEDSFWGKFLKLEGKFCNWNFDSASTFIHFVEKQLNVDYRYDKTFLGKSLIKGKKVDKKFTHFVYDLEKPENSPDFSKFDKVAKSQNFAKTADLGKGQIVLISANDTFKLIEKTIKFCPTFLIKGNTASK, from the coding sequence ATGGATAACTTTGACTTTTCAAAATCAGACATTGTTAATGCACTAAAAAATGTTGGTCTGAAACCAGGAGATAATATTTTTGTGCATAGTAATATCGGATTTTTTGGTAAACTTGAGGGTGGAAACAACAAAGACGACTATTACAGAATATTTAAAGATGCCATTTTTGAAGTTATTGGATCGGAAGGAACTTTAGTAGTACCTACTTTTACTTATTCCTATTGTTGGAACCAGGTATACGATAAACATTCTTCAAAAAGCACCTGTGGTTTTTTTTCAGAGATGGTCAGAAATGATTCTTCGTCTGTTAGATCTGAAGACGGAAATTTTTCAATTGCAGCAATTGGAAAAAATGCATTATATTTTGTATCCGACTCGCCAAGTGATTCATTTGGAGAAGATTCTTTTTGGGGGAAATTTTTAAAATTAGAGGGGAAGTTTTGTAATTGGAATTTTGATAGTGCTTCTACATTTATTCATTTTGTAGAAAAACAACTTAATGTTGACTATCGATATGATAAGACTTTTTTAGGAAAATCGTTGATTAAAGGAAAAAAAGTGGATAAAAAATTCACCCATTTTGTGTATGATTTAGAGAAACCTGAAAACTCCCCGGATTTCTCAAAATTTGATAAGGTAGCTAAAAGTCAAAACTTTGCAAAAACCGCTGATTTGGGAAAAGGACAGATAGTATTAATATCTGCGAATGATACTTTTAAACTTATTGAAAAAACGATTAAGTTTTGTCCTACGTTTTTAATTAAAGGAAATACTGCCAGTAAGTGA